A window of Pirellula sp. SH-Sr6A contains these coding sequences:
- a CDS encoding glutamate racemase produces the protein MFRDRNFLSVGWVVFCVGIVLPAGEIVAKAPEDTKEAAALQRFIDQVPDSGGSGKDYRLSLEDLRRSPHENLPIGVFDSGIGGLTVLETILRLDAYDNRSAKPGADGIPDFQNETFIYLGDQANMPYGNYESSGRELFLRELILRDAMFLLGNRYWPSRDAREPSFDKPPVKAIVIACNTATAFGLDDIRDALRRWDLDIPVIGVVEAGANTLVRELTSVESPGAVAVMATVGTCSSQAYPKAIARMAGQAGKRVPIVWQQGSVGLAGAIEGNPSFVVSPSQAGNEVEAKQAVYQGPAPESDSAPLLRELAPVYDFEPTGILFSNRERGSMRLNSVSNYVKYDVVTMVENYRRTGSASPIHSVILGCTHFPFEAEAIRENLRRLRDWKGEDGTYPYRSILAEEIRLIDPAEWTAKELFVTLKRTGRNAKRAGSDRPRVEGMYWSVPSPSVQEHCDAQGNLLSDYKYGRRVDAEREEDTRFVPLAQGDLPSALAQLLQEKCSNVWMELGQLSGKSNGRE, from the coding sequence ATGTTTCGAGATCGGAACTTTCTTTCGGTGGGTTGGGTGGTGTTTTGCGTAGGGATCGTTTTGCCGGCTGGCGAGATCGTAGCGAAAGCCCCCGAGGATACGAAAGAAGCAGCCGCATTGCAGCGATTCATCGATCAGGTCCCTGATAGCGGTGGTAGTGGTAAGGACTATCGACTTTCGTTGGAAGACTTACGTCGTTCGCCTCATGAGAACCTACCCATTGGTGTGTTCGATTCGGGGATCGGTGGATTGACTGTTTTGGAAACCATTTTGCGACTGGACGCCTATGACAACAGGAGTGCGAAACCTGGAGCAGACGGCATCCCGGATTTTCAGAACGAGACGTTTATTTACTTGGGTGACCAAGCCAATATGCCATATGGGAATTATGAGAGCAGCGGACGCGAGCTCTTTCTTCGTGAGCTTATTCTGCGCGATGCGATGTTCTTGCTAGGGAATCGCTATTGGCCTTCAAGAGATGCGAGGGAGCCGAGCTTCGACAAACCTCCGGTGAAAGCGATTGTTATTGCATGCAACACCGCGACCGCATTTGGTCTCGATGATATTCGGGATGCGTTGCGTCGATGGGATTTGGATATACCGGTGATTGGAGTCGTAGAGGCGGGGGCGAACACGTTGGTACGGGAGCTTACCAGTGTCGAGTCTCCTGGGGCGGTTGCGGTGATGGCGACCGTGGGAACTTGTAGCAGTCAGGCGTATCCCAAAGCGATCGCGAGGATGGCGGGTCAAGCGGGAAAACGGGTACCGATTGTATGGCAGCAAGGGAGTGTTGGATTGGCAGGCGCCATTGAAGGCAATCCTTCCTTCGTCGTATCTCCGTCCCAGGCCGGCAACGAAGTGGAAGCCAAGCAGGCCGTGTATCAAGGGCCTGCGCCCGAGAGTGATTCGGCCCCTCTCCTTCGTGAGCTTGCCCCCGTCTACGACTTTGAGCCGACGGGAATCTTGTTTTCGAATCGGGAGCGGGGGAGTATGCGACTCAATTCCGTGAGCAATTACGTCAAGTACGATGTGGTGACGATGGTGGAGAACTATCGACGCACGGGGAGCGCATCACCTATTCACAGCGTCATCCTCGGCTGCACCCATTTTCCGTTTGAAGCGGAAGCGATCCGTGAGAATCTTCGGCGGCTACGAGACTGGAAGGGGGAGGATGGCACGTATCCCTACCGGTCGATTCTGGCTGAAGAAATTCGTTTGATTGATCCGGCGGAGTGGACCGCGAAGGAGTTGTTCGTCACTTTGAAGAGGACCGGAAGAAATGCAAAACGAGCGGGTTCGGATCGACCTCGGGTAGAAGGGATGTATTGGTCCGTACCATCCCCTTCGGTGCAGGAGCATTGCGACGCGCAGGGCAATTTATTGAGCGATTACAAATACGGAAGGCGGGTCGATGCCGAACGAGAGGAAGACACGCGGTTTGTTCCGCTCGCGCAAGGGGATTTGCCAAGTGCGTTGGCCCAGTTGCTGCAGGAAAAATGTTCGAATGTCTGGATGGAGTTGGGGCAACTTTCTGGGAAGAGCAACGGCAGGGAGTGA